The following proteins are encoded in a genomic region of Hymenobacter siberiensis:
- a CDS encoding SDR family oxidoreductase yields MTNTALVVGASGIIGSNLAQELLATNWPTYGLARRPNTRIAGLQPVAADLLDVARLETALADLRPTHVFITTWMRNDTEAENIRVNGAMVRNLLAVLGPKHSVQHVALVTGLKHYLGPFEAYVSGGVPPPTPLREAQPRLALDNFYYAQEDEVYAAAARDGFTWSIHRPHTIIGKAVGNLMNLGTTLAVYASICKATGRPFRWPGSQAQWEGLSDVTDARVIAKQLVWVATTEAARNEAYNVVNGDVFRWSWLWGRLADWFGVEAVGFGGSMQPLEAQMAADANLWHEIAAQHNLAEPNLSRLASPWHTDLDLGRPIEVMTDMANSRKRGFTVYQPTEDSFFDLFAQLRHDRLIP; encoded by the coding sequence ATGACCAATACCGCATTAGTAGTCGGTGCCAGCGGCATCATCGGCAGCAACCTGGCCCAGGAGCTGCTGGCCACAAACTGGCCCACCTACGGCCTGGCCCGCCGCCCCAACACCCGTATTGCGGGCCTGCAGCCTGTGGCCGCCGATTTGCTCGACGTCGCCCGCCTCGAAACTGCCCTGGCCGACCTGCGGCCCACGCACGTATTCATTACGACCTGGATGCGTAACGACACCGAAGCCGAAAACATCCGGGTGAACGGCGCCATGGTACGCAACCTGCTGGCCGTGCTGGGCCCGAAGCACTCGGTACAGCACGTGGCCCTGGTAACCGGCCTGAAGCACTACCTGGGGCCTTTCGAGGCCTACGTGAGCGGGGGCGTGCCACCGCCCACGCCGCTGCGCGAGGCCCAGCCCCGGCTGGCGCTCGACAATTTTTATTACGCGCAGGAAGACGAGGTATATGCCGCTGCCGCGCGCGATGGCTTCACCTGGAGCATCCATCGGCCGCACACCATCATCGGCAAGGCGGTGGGCAACCTCATGAACCTGGGCACCACGCTGGCCGTTTATGCCAGCATCTGCAAGGCCACGGGGCGGCCGTTTCGCTGGCCCGGCTCGCAAGCGCAGTGGGAAGGATTGTCGGACGTGACCGATGCCCGCGTCATTGCCAAACAGCTGGTGTGGGTCGCCACTACCGAAGCGGCCCGCAACGAGGCCTATAATGTGGTGAATGGCGACGTTTTCCGCTGGAGCTGGCTGTGGGGCCGGCTGGCCGACTGGTTTGGGGTAGAAGCCGTGGGCTTTGGGGGCAGCATGCAACCGCTGGAAGCCCAGATGGCGGCCGACGCCAACCTTTGGCACGAAATTGCCGCGCAGCACAATCTGGCCGAGCCCAACCTGAGCCGCTTGGCCTCGCCCTGGCATACCGACCTGGACCTGGGCCGGCCCATCGAGGTGATGACCGACATGGCTAACAGCCGCAAGCGCGGCTTCACGGTGTACCAACCCACGGAGGATTCGTTTTTCGACCTGTTTGCCCAGCTGCGCCACGACCGACTGATTCCCTAG
- a CDS encoding molybdopterin molybdotransferase MoeA — protein MLTVTEASARVLATARPLPPETIALPHAAGRVLAETLVADRDFPPFNRVAMDGIAVQLATWADGQSEFVIAHAQYAGAPAQALQNPQQAIEVMTGAVLPVGTDVVIRYEDILLENNRATIQIAPPEAPGPNIHRQGADRRTGDALLPPGTRLGPAELAVAATVGAAEVRVIRAPRVAVVSTGDELVGIADTPLPHQIRRSNIYALQALFAQTGAEVSLFHLTDNVDELRAGLTNILTSGFDAVVLSGAVSKGRADHLPGLLRELGVVEIFHEVQQRPGKPMWFGARAEGPVVFGLPGNPVSTFLTACRYVRPWLRAVQQPTSADETTAAFEAPQPAVLTVDINFKPQLAHFVPVRLTVDAAGQRLATPLRVGGSGDLAGLLGATAFLELPPEPAVFAAGSVWPAWEL, from the coding sequence ATGCTCACCGTTACCGAAGCTTCTGCCCGCGTGCTGGCCACTGCCCGCCCGTTGCCGCCCGAAACCATTGCCCTACCCCACGCCGCCGGCCGCGTGCTGGCCGAAACCCTTGTGGCCGACCGCGACTTTCCGCCCTTCAACCGGGTGGCCATGGACGGCATTGCGGTGCAGCTTGCCACCTGGGCCGACGGGCAGTCGGAATTTGTTATTGCGCACGCCCAGTACGCCGGGGCTCCGGCCCAGGCGCTGCAAAATCCGCAGCAGGCCATTGAGGTGATGACCGGCGCCGTGCTACCCGTCGGCACCGATGTGGTGATTCGCTACGAGGATATTCTGCTCGAAAACAACCGCGCTACCATCCAGATTGCGCCGCCCGAGGCTCCCGGCCCCAACATTCATCGCCAGGGCGCCGACCGCCGCACCGGCGATGCCCTGCTACCCCCCGGCACCCGCCTGGGCCCCGCCGAGCTGGCCGTGGCCGCCACCGTAGGCGCGGCCGAAGTGCGCGTGATCCGTGCCCCCCGCGTGGCCGTGGTGAGCACCGGCGATGAGCTGGTGGGCATAGCCGACACCCCGCTGCCGCACCAGATTCGGCGCTCCAACATCTATGCCCTGCAGGCGCTGTTCGCGCAGACCGGAGCCGAGGTTTCGCTGTTTCACCTCACCGATAACGTGGACGAGCTGCGCGCGGGCCTTACCAACATCCTCACGTCCGGTTTCGATGCTGTGGTGCTGAGCGGGGCCGTGAGCAAGGGCCGCGCCGACCACCTGCCCGGCCTGCTGCGCGAGTTAGGCGTGGTCGAAATATTTCATGAGGTGCAGCAACGCCCCGGCAAGCCCATGTGGTTTGGGGCGCGGGCCGAAGGGCCGGTAGTATTCGGGCTGCCCGGCAACCCGGTATCCACGTTTCTCACGGCCTGCCGCTACGTGCGGCCCTGGCTACGCGCCGTGCAGCAGCCCACCAGTGCAGACGAAACTACCGCCGCATTCGAAGCGCCCCAACCAGCCGTGCTTACCGTCGATATTAATTTCAAGCCCCAGCTGGCCCATTTCGTGCCCGTGCGCCTGACCGTCGATGCCGCCGGCCAACGCCTGGCTACGCCACTGCGGGTGGGCGGCTCCGGCGATTTGGCCGGGTTGCTGGGGGCTACGGCGTTTCTGGAGCTGCCGCCCGAGCCAGCCGTGTTTGCGGCGGGCAGCGTGTGGCCGGCCTGGGAGCTATAG
- a CDS encoding lanthionine synthetase LanC family protein, with amino-acid sequence MQDIHDKATESWQEVHRILTNRDWISASLPELLGSSTYAFCFYKIFGQKQDALLACHLFERVALRPEWYSIKVWPAEQLDYACMAAWLNARLVVEGLQVDHVLLAEVDQALGEVAEHVIQHPDTFNRSRFFRILRYFSLRLPGQQAAHFLQRLLVWFSAAKGDLHKVPVTQTQVSLGLDAGLAAELLVLIRLHALGLQNEGLKNLIVKGIIGILALKRNVDFQDGRFAVFPYQVHSQTEETTFSPTLSWRRGDIGQSLLLYQAHAHLQEPELAKIAELVGLNTLLRTTIKDTGIVSSQLYDGAAGVAHLYARLYRLSGQDKYQKGQRYWLGQTQSWLRQELLTGYYQQRENEVKQGLVGVALVMLSTMTDLDLDWEAALL; translated from the coding sequence ATGCAGGATATACATGATAAAGCGACCGAAAGCTGGCAGGAAGTGCATCGCATCCTGACGAACCGTGATTGGATTAGTGCTTCGCTGCCGGAATTACTAGGTTCGAGTACCTATGCCTTCTGCTTTTATAAAATTTTTGGCCAGAAGCAGGATGCGCTTCTGGCCTGCCATCTGTTTGAACGGGTAGCGTTACGCCCCGAATGGTATTCGATTAAAGTATGGCCTGCTGAACAGTTAGACTATGCATGCATGGCCGCATGGCTGAATGCCCGTCTCGTAGTCGAAGGGCTCCAGGTAGACCACGTACTCCTGGCCGAAGTAGACCAGGCGCTGGGAGAGGTTGCAGAGCACGTGATTCAGCATCCAGATACCTTTAATCGGAGTCGTTTTTTTCGAATACTGCGCTATTTCAGTCTGCGTTTGCCTGGCCAGCAAGCTGCTCATTTTTTGCAGCGACTGTTGGTTTGGTTTTCGGCTGCGAAGGGCGACTTGCATAAGGTTCCGGTCACGCAAACCCAGGTATCCTTGGGGTTAGATGCTGGCCTGGCCGCCGAGCTGCTGGTGCTCATCCGTCTCCACGCGTTGGGTCTGCAGAATGAGGGTCTTAAAAACCTCATCGTTAAGGGCATTATTGGGATTTTGGCGCTCAAACGCAACGTTGATTTCCAGGATGGAAGGTTTGCGGTATTTCCTTATCAGGTTCATAGTCAGACGGAAGAAACGACTTTTTCGCCCACGCTAAGTTGGCGGCGTGGCGACATTGGCCAATCTTTGCTGCTATATCAGGCTCATGCGCATTTGCAGGAGCCGGAGCTGGCTAAAATCGCCGAGTTGGTAGGATTAAACACGCTGCTGCGAACAACCATAAAAGACACGGGCATAGTTAGTTCGCAGCTATACGATGGCGCGGCTGGAGTTGCGCACTTATACGCCAGGCTCTACCGCCTTAGTGGGCAGGATAAGTACCAAAAAGGCCAGCGCTATTGGCTGGGCCAAACGCAAAGCTGGTTGCGACAGGAATTATTGACGGGTTATTATCAGCAGCGGGAGAATGAAGTAAAACAAGGTTTGGTAGGGGTGGCATTGGTAATGCTATCAACCATGACCGACCTGGATTTGGACTGGGAGGCCGCCCTGCTATAA
- a CDS encoding sensor histidine kinase, with amino-acid sequence MRTDSPKMRPFLTHLATWVGFAIYEQSIILITSTTKFIFLFALVNYLLNAALFYTSCNLLFPALYNRKRYFLFSLAALSLLATFAFFRSAVSLYLAPLLHIPELPYSVHQLWVSSVYRGTFFLLISTGYWFARNAIVLEKQKRDAERSLMQANVAFLKSQINPHFLFNSLNFLYAQVYPHSENAAKSILLLADTMRYALHEDSSGKVMLTQEVEHLHNYIAINQLRFNKKLNIDFEIVGNIQFLMILPLVLITFVENCFKHGQLDDPANPLVIRLETVQNQLAFYSHNKKRHGPKEKSTGIGLVNTRKRLEILYPDRHELVLKDEPDYYTCTLTITL; translated from the coding sequence ATGCGTACGGACTCCCCAAAAATGCGGCCTTTCTTAACCCACTTGGCGACATGGGTGGGCTTTGCCATTTATGAACAATCTATTATTCTCATTACGAGCACGACGAAGTTTATCTTTCTTTTCGCCCTGGTAAACTACCTGCTCAATGCCGCGCTGTTTTATACCAGCTGCAACCTGCTATTTCCTGCCCTATACAACCGGAAGCGCTACTTCCTTTTTTCGTTAGCAGCACTGAGCTTGCTGGCCACGTTTGCTTTTTTCCGGAGTGCAGTAAGCCTGTATCTGGCCCCGCTGCTCCATATCCCGGAACTTCCCTATTCGGTTCATCAGCTTTGGGTTTCGTCCGTCTATCGAGGCACTTTCTTCTTATTGATAAGTACCGGCTATTGGTTTGCACGCAACGCCATTGTGCTGGAAAAGCAGAAGCGGGACGCCGAACGTAGCCTGATGCAGGCCAATGTCGCCTTTCTGAAAAGCCAGATTAATCCGCACTTTCTTTTCAATTCGCTCAACTTCCTGTACGCACAGGTGTACCCGCACTCCGAAAATGCCGCTAAAAGCATTTTGCTATTGGCCGATACCATGCGCTATGCCTTACACGAAGACAGCAGCGGGAAGGTGATGCTAACCCAGGAAGTAGAACACCTCCATAATTACATTGCTATCAATCAGCTCCGCTTTAACAAGAAGCTTAACATTGATTTCGAAATAGTAGGCAACATTCAGTTTTTAATGATTCTGCCACTCGTGCTCATCACGTTTGTAGAAAACTGCTTTAAACACGGGCAATTGGATGACCCCGCGAATCCGCTCGTCATTCGCCTGGAGACCGTTCAAAATCAGCTTGCTTTTTATTCGCATAATAAAAAGCGCCATGGCCCCAAGGAAAAAAGCACTGGTATTGGCCTGGTTAATACCCGGAAACGGCTGGAGATACTATATCCCGACCGGCACGAGCTGGTGCTGAAAGATGAGCCCGACTACTACACCTGCACGTTGACCATCACGCTCTAA
- a CDS encoding class I lanthipeptide → MKKVQFADKLDLSKEIIANLSEEQLQEIEGGAAAAEQSCWFNSCVTNSAEAIESAE, encoded by the coding sequence ATGAAAAAGGTACAATTCGCCGACAAGCTGGACCTCAGCAAAGAAATCATTGCCAACCTGAGCGAGGAGCAGCTCCAGGAAATCGAAGGTGGCGCCGCCGCTGCCGAGCAGTCGTGCTGGTTCAACTCCTGCGTTACCAACTCCGCCGAGGCCATCGAGTCGGCTGAGTAA
- a CDS encoding class I lanthipeptide: MKKIPFADKLDLSKEIIANLSEEQLLEIEGGAFPSELSCWFTSCFYKPEEVAE; the protein is encoded by the coding sequence ATGAAAAAAATACCATTTGCCGACAAGCTGGACCTCAGCAAGGAAATCATTGCCAACCTGAGCGAGGAGCAGCTCCTGGAAATTGAAGGCGGCGCCTTTCCATCCGAACTGTCCTGCTGGTTTACCTCCTGCTTCTACAAGCCCGAGGAAGTTGCCGAGTAA
- a CDS encoding lantibiotic dehydratase yields MEPLDFYLLRLPVLPISGLATLHTCRQPAALAQVLHTHYQAPTIQEAIYLASPELYQQLRKWLAQPIATYESADDERLVLTLYKYLLRMSSRCTPYGLFAGFSTGQIADSPTQLRLAPMAERYHKHARLDMNSVAELCKQLLADPELRTRLTFFTNNSLYKTPDAYRYYEYQLGHKRRAYHLVSVKATAYLDQLLEAAKAGATYEALHSLLVAQDVAPAAATRFMDRLIEAQLLLSELEPTVTGREFFHCLVDRIAALAPSHSSLAQLRDIQAQLRAPHAGTTTYQAVQAMVGDAFRAASSKDLIQTDLRINLMSNTLQANAVAVISREMASLAVLYKEAVPADLRSLTQRFMERYEEQEVPLLEVLDSETGLGYGAASGAKTHHTPFVADVRVPAGKATTTQVPWTAYRRLVFRKFREGQGQTQPVVITDADLATLAETHTAVVPATFYALGSVVAASAAAFDAGNFKFHLMACHGPGAMGLLARFAHADAELATKLVACGQREQLASPEALLAEVVHLPEARVGNILQRPQLRAYEIPFLGSASVPAEQQLPAADLLLSVRQGQLVLRSKRLNKVIAPRLTTAHNYAHGLPLYKFLCDLQHQREAFSIAWDWGVLREELHLPRVEYKHLIVSRERWHLPSTAQEQAQAASHSPEALAAFRATYRLPRQVMLADGDNELLLDFDCPLAVTLLAQRLKKGAAVLFEFIHRETSSFITDPLGQSYVNELLIPFARTAAPAATRPASRLSSESPATPVRRSFALGSEWTYLKIYCGAKWADKILAEYLRPCLATMEEQGLLSKWFFIRYNDPRPHLRLRLLHAANPTVIATLVDRLHQALAPLQEARVVHALQYDTYCRELERYGSATMEFSETIFYHDSRAVIRFVDLLDGGEAGEQYRWLFAIRGVDAMLTDFGFSLSEKLALAERSQQSFFQEFNGTPDLTRRLNDKYRAVSRLLTSFLNPANDTAETAEAVALFAKRSLAVQTAYQGVAVAPATVRRLVPSFLHMFLNRMFLANQRLHELVVYHYLTKHYTSIKARERQLATSEV; encoded by the coding sequence ATGGAACCTCTGGACTTTTACTTGTTGCGGCTGCCCGTGCTCCCCATCAGTGGACTAGCCACGCTCCATACTTGCCGGCAACCAGCTGCCCTCGCGCAGGTACTGCACACCCACTACCAGGCCCCCACCATTCAGGAGGCTATTTACCTGGCTAGCCCCGAGCTGTATCAGCAGCTGCGCAAATGGCTCGCCCAGCCCATCGCGACTTACGAGTCGGCCGATGACGAGCGGTTGGTACTCACGCTCTACAAATACCTGCTGCGCATGAGCAGCCGCTGCACCCCCTACGGACTATTTGCCGGCTTTAGCACCGGGCAGATTGCCGATAGCCCCACTCAGCTGCGGCTGGCGCCCATGGCGGAACGCTACCACAAGCACGCCCGCCTCGACATGAACTCGGTGGCCGAGCTATGCAAACAGCTGCTGGCCGACCCCGAGCTGCGCACCCGCCTGACGTTCTTCACGAACAACAGCTTATACAAAACGCCTGACGCGTACCGCTATTACGAGTATCAGCTTGGCCACAAACGGCGGGCCTATCACCTGGTATCGGTGAAGGCAACCGCTTACCTCGACCAATTACTGGAAGCGGCCAAGGCGGGGGCCACTTACGAGGCCCTGCACTCCCTGCTAGTTGCCCAGGATGTGGCACCGGCTGCGGCAACCCGTTTTATGGACCGCCTGATAGAGGCGCAATTACTGCTTTCGGAGCTGGAACCCACGGTTACAGGCCGGGAGTTTTTTCATTGTCTGGTTGACAGAATTGCTGCCCTGGCGCCCTCGCATTCGAGCCTGGCCCAGCTGCGCGACATACAGGCCCAGCTGCGCGCCCCCCACGCCGGCACAACCACCTACCAGGCGGTACAGGCAATGGTGGGCGATGCCTTTCGTGCCGCAAGCAGCAAAGACCTCATTCAGACCGACCTACGCATTAACCTAATGAGCAATACGCTGCAAGCGAATGCAGTCGCGGTTATCAGCCGGGAGATGGCTAGCCTTGCCGTGCTCTACAAAGAAGCGGTACCGGCCGACCTGCGGAGCTTAACCCAGCGCTTTATGGAGCGATATGAGGAGCAAGAGGTGCCCCTGCTCGAAGTGCTGGATAGCGAAACCGGCCTTGGCTATGGTGCAGCCAGCGGGGCCAAAACCCACCATACGCCCTTTGTGGCCGACGTGCGAGTGCCGGCCGGGAAGGCCACCACCACCCAAGTACCCTGGACGGCCTACCGCCGCTTGGTATTCCGCAAGTTTCGGGAGGGACAGGGGCAAACCCAGCCTGTGGTCATCACCGATGCCGATTTAGCCACTTTGGCGGAGACTCATACGGCTGTGGTACCGGCGACTTTCTATGCACTGGGCAGCGTAGTGGCCGCATCGGCCGCCGCGTTTGATGCCGGTAATTTCAAGTTCCATCTCATGGCCTGCCACGGCCCCGGGGCCATGGGGCTACTGGCACGTTTTGCCCATGCCGACGCTGAGCTGGCGACCAAGCTGGTGGCCTGTGGCCAGCGGGAGCAGCTGGCCAGCCCCGAAGCCCTGCTGGCCGAGGTAGTGCACCTGCCCGAGGCCCGGGTAGGCAACATTCTGCAACGCCCCCAGCTGCGGGCCTACGAGATACCCTTTCTGGGCAGTGCTTCGGTTCCGGCGGAACAGCAGCTGCCGGCGGCTGATTTACTGCTCTCGGTGCGCCAGGGACAGTTGGTGTTGCGCTCGAAACGCCTGAATAAGGTCATCGCGCCCCGACTAACCACGGCCCACAACTATGCGCATGGGCTGCCACTGTACAAGTTTCTCTGCGATTTGCAGCACCAGCGGGAGGCCTTTTCCATTGCCTGGGACTGGGGCGTGCTGCGTGAAGAGCTTCACCTGCCCCGGGTTGAGTACAAGCACCTGATTGTGAGCCGTGAACGCTGGCACTTACCGTCTACGGCGCAGGAGCAAGCCCAGGCTGCCAGCCACTCGCCCGAAGCGCTTGCGGCTTTCAGAGCAACCTACCGGCTGCCCCGCCAGGTAATGCTGGCCGATGGCGACAACGAGCTGCTACTCGACTTCGACTGCCCGCTGGCCGTGACGCTACTGGCCCAGCGGCTGAAAAAAGGGGCGGCCGTATTGTTCGAGTTCATCCACCGCGAAACGTCGAGCTTCATTACCGACCCACTGGGGCAGAGCTACGTGAATGAATTGCTCATTCCCTTTGCCCGCACGGCCGCGCCAGCAGCAACCCGCCCGGCAAGCAGGCTAAGCAGCGAAAGCCCGGCGACCCCGGTACGCCGCTCGTTTGCCCTGGGCAGCGAATGGACCTACCTGAAAATATACTGCGGAGCCAAGTGGGCCGATAAGATTCTGGCCGAATACCTCCGCCCTTGTTTGGCAACGATGGAGGAGCAAGGCCTGCTCAGTAAGTGGTTTTTTATTCGCTACAACGACCCCCGGCCCCATTTGCGCCTGCGCTTGCTGCACGCGGCCAACCCAACGGTAATTGCCACTCTGGTCGACCGCCTGCACCAGGCCCTGGCTCCGCTGCAGGAGGCGCGGGTGGTACATGCCCTGCAATACGACACGTATTGCCGCGAGCTGGAGCGCTACGGCTCGGCCACCATGGAGTTCAGCGAAACCATTTTTTATCATGACAGCCGGGCGGTTATCCGGTTCGTGGACTTGCTGGACGGCGGCGAGGCCGGCGAGCAATACCGCTGGCTCTTTGCCATTCGCGGCGTGGATGCCATGCTCACCGACTTCGGGTTTTCGCTCTCCGAAAAGCTGGCGCTGGCCGAGCGTAGTCAGCAAAGCTTCTTTCAGGAGTTTAACGGCACCCCCGACCTTACCCGCCGCCTCAACGATAAGTACCGGGCGGTGAGCCGCCTGCTCACCAGCTTTCTGAACCCGGCCAACGACACGGCCGAAACGGCCGAAGCGGTAGCCCTCTTTGCCAAACGCTCGCTGGCCGTGCAAACCGCCTACCAGGGCGTAGCTGTTGCGCCCGCCACCGTGCGGCGCCTGGTGCCCAGCTTCCTGCACATGTTCCTGAATCGGATGTTCCTGGCCAACCAGCGCCTGCACGAGCTAGTGGTCTACCACTACCTCACTAAGCACTACACCTCTATCAAAGCCCGTGAGCGCCAGCTCGCCACCAGTGAAGTGTAA
- a CDS encoding outer membrane beta-barrel protein, whose translation MNILFNKKSRNFLTLLGLLAGPTLAAAQSTITGQAIDQATQAGVSYATLVVKTNGPDGSVVNSALADENGRFTLQGLKPGSYQFNILMLNYATHVQALNLLAGAPPLSLAPIGLQAAAQQLAEVQVVGQRPLLEQKPDRITMNVAHSVLAAGNDGYSILAMAPAVQLRDGHLTFRGKSNVLILLNGKRLPGANLESVLASLPGDQIERIELISNPSSKYDANASGGVIEIYTKRSPEGGWAANLGGNLSQGFRMGQGLNGGVRASSAKFDFAANGSLANRNGIERGYENRTFFAGRTPAGTLHQDNDFETTIRDGSFAGSVNYHFDERTTVGVDVQTVTSSIAAQGLLQGVIREAGGITNSTSRNNGRVAIDLRSYNLFFQRTLDKQGSNLLGTANYAQFLSRQEQTFNQYQQGFRDSTGSESVFRNTAPATYDIYTSALDYTKVLGPTTRLEAGLKYTATYNDSRQQAELLTEGQWKPQATTPFSHLGYQEQIGASYFSLNKTYDKLTLAAGLRAEQTRYQVRAGIDSSYFNLFPNLRADFKASPNYTTSLAYARNVNRPAYENLIPYELFINNYTSRKGNARLRPEYTNSFSWNHLYKGFGLQLAYTQTTNAIASLYVYQPATLRFVLTPQNFRQRHLGTITLTAPVQLAKWWSMTNNGSLLYQQLSLPDPMETAAIYTKQKVYFTASTDHTFQLGHDWTAQVFGAYGSPSFSGLLDYSSYSNVRVAVKKSLLQKHASLKLEVMDIFYQANVGISSNVVPIVTEGINRTDTRRVRASFTYNFGKTGFKSKQVQTKGNTDELNRLH comes from the coding sequence ATGAATATACTTTTTAATAAAAAAAGTCGGAATTTCCTCACGCTCCTGGGCTTGCTGGCCGGCCCCACGCTCGCAGCTGCGCAAAGCACCATCACGGGCCAGGCAATCGACCAAGCCACCCAGGCCGGCGTGAGCTACGCCACACTCGTAGTGAAAACCAACGGCCCTGACGGCAGCGTGGTAAACTCGGCCCTGGCCGACGAAAACGGCCGGTTCACCCTGCAGGGGCTGAAACCGGGCAGTTACCAGTTCAACATCCTGATGCTGAACTACGCGACGCATGTGCAAGCGCTCAATCTGCTGGCTGGTGCGCCGCCCCTGAGCCTCGCCCCCATTGGCTTGCAGGCAGCGGCCCAGCAGCTCGCAGAGGTACAAGTGGTAGGGCAGCGGCCGCTGCTGGAACAGAAACCCGACCGCATTACCATGAACGTGGCCCACAGCGTGCTGGCCGCCGGCAACGATGGCTACAGTATTCTGGCAATGGCCCCGGCGGTGCAGCTGCGCGATGGGCACCTCACTTTCCGGGGGAAGAGCAATGTGCTGATTCTGCTCAATGGCAAACGGCTGCCCGGGGCCAACCTGGAAAGCGTATTGGCCAGCCTGCCCGGCGACCAGATTGAGCGCATCGAGCTGATTAGCAACCCGTCGTCGAAATACGACGCGAATGCCTCGGGCGGGGTCATCGAAATTTACACGAAGCGCAGCCCCGAAGGCGGCTGGGCGGCCAACCTGGGCGGCAACCTGAGCCAGGGGTTTCGCATGGGCCAGGGCCTCAACGGCGGAGTGCGGGCCAGCTCGGCCAAGTTTGATTTCGCGGCCAACGGCAGCCTGGCGAACCGCAACGGCATTGAGCGCGGCTACGAGAACCGGACGTTTTTTGCGGGGCGCACCCCGGCCGGCACGCTGCACCAGGACAATGACTTTGAAACCACCATCCGGGACGGCAGCTTTGCGGGCAGCGTGAACTACCACTTCGATGAGCGCACCACGGTGGGAGTGGACGTTCAGACGGTAACATCCAGCATTGCGGCCCAGGGCTTGTTGCAGGGCGTTATTCGAGAGGCGGGTGGTATCACTAATTCGACCAGCCGCAACAACGGCCGGGTGGCAATAGACCTGCGCAGCTACAACCTGTTTTTTCAGCGCACCCTCGACAAGCAAGGGTCGAACCTGTTGGGCACGGCCAACTACGCGCAGTTTTTGAGCCGCCAGGAGCAAACCTTCAACCAGTACCAGCAGGGCTTCCGCGACTCGACAGGCAGCGAGTCGGTTTTTCGCAACACCGCCCCCGCCACCTACGACATTTATACCAGCGCCCTGGACTACACCAAGGTACTTGGCCCAACCACCCGGCTTGAGGCCGGCCTGAAGTACACCGCTACTTACAACGATAGCCGGCAGCAGGCCGAGCTATTGACCGAGGGCCAGTGGAAGCCCCAGGCCACCACGCCCTTCTCGCACCTGGGCTACCAGGAGCAGATTGGGGCCAGCTACTTCAGCCTGAACAAAACTTACGATAAGCTGACGCTGGCGGCCGGGCTCCGGGCCGAGCAAACCCGCTATCAGGTCCGGGCCGGTATCGACTCGAGCTACTTCAACCTGTTTCCAAATCTGCGGGCCGACTTTAAGGCATCGCCCAATTACACGACCTCGCTGGCCTACGCCCGCAACGTGAACCGGCCGGCCTACGAAAATCTGATTCCCTACGAGCTGTTTATCAACAACTATACCTCGCGTAAGGGCAATGCCCGGCTGCGGCCCGAGTACACCAACAGCTTTTCCTGGAACCATCTCTACAAGGGGTTTGGCCTGCAGCTAGCCTACACGCAAACCACCAATGCCATTGCCTCCCTCTACGTGTACCAGCCCGCCACGCTGCGCTTCGTGCTCACGCCCCAGAACTTTCGGCAGCGCCACCTGGGCACCATTACCCTCACGGCGCCCGTGCAGCTGGCCAAGTGGTGGAGCATGACCAACAATGGCAGCCTGCTCTACCAGCAGCTGAGCCTGCCCGACCCCATGGAGACCGCGGCGATTTACACGAAGCAGAAAGTGTACTTCACGGCCAGCACCGACCACACGTTCCAGCTGGGACATGACTGGACGGCCCAGGTATTCGGAGCCTACGGCTCTCCCTCCTTCAGCGGGCTGCTCGACTACAGCTCGTACTCCAACGTGCGGGTGGCGGTGAAGAAGTCGCTGCTGCAGAAACACGCCTCGCTGAAACTGGAAGTGATGGACATCTTTTATCAGGCCAACGTGGGGATATCGTCCAATGTGGTCCCCATCGTGACGGAAGGCATCAATCGCACCGATACCCGCCGGGTGCGTGCCTCGTTCACCTACAATTTTGGCAAAACCGGCTTCAAGAGCAAACAGGTGCAAACCAAGGGCAATACCGACGAGCTAAACCGCCTGCACTAA